The Accipiter gentilis chromosome 29, bAccGen1.1, whole genome shotgun sequence genome segment TTTGTGAAATTAGGAGCTGCACCTTGTATGCTACATCTCACATGTTTGTGGTTTCATTTCAGAGTCACTGATTTCTGAAGGGAATAAAGAAGTCCTCAAGGTTCATCCCGATACAAGCAGCCTGACCTTAATTCCTGATGTTTACCTGACTGCAGAACAGTTTGAGAAGACCTGGCTGAGCCTGGAGATGAGCTGCCACCTCTCTCTACCCTGGTGTGGGACTGTTCATCCAGACACCATACAGACGGCTCTTCATGTTGTCCACATCCATACTATTGCTATGAGCAAGGCTGGCGTCCAGCCATGGAAAGCTTATCTCAGTGCTCAGGATGACACAGGTTGCCTCTTCCTAACAGAGCTCTTGCTTGAGGCGGCAGATTCAGAGATGCAGGTTTCAGTGAAGCAGAGTGAGGCAAAGCCGGAGGCACTGCAAACCTTTGTTTCGGCATTAAGGACAGTCATGGGGACAGTTGCTGGACTGGGGTCCTGATTGGTCCCTGCTCCCAGTAGGATGCTTGCTCAGGGCAcaggaaaagttttttttctctggcttcaTTTGCCATACctgatgctggttttgtacttTTGAACTGTGGGAGTGTTAGCATCCATTTCCTGGGCCTGGAAGGCACATGTGGTGTGGGGGTAGCTGCAGGTGGCAGGTATGGGATTGCTGCAGCTGGTGAATGGGGCAGGGTGAAGGGTCTGTCCTccctctgggctggggaagggacaaGGTAATGCATTTGTGAGCCTGCTGCTTCTGGTGTGAGTCACAGAAGTGGTGGCGTCTACAGTGATTATCACAAGGCGCTAACATCACTGATGGAACCAGAAATGAGCAGAATTCAGGGATGTGTAttggagagggtttttttcatgagaaTTGTAAATAATTCATAAAAGTTCAGAAACTCCAGGACTCTGCTACTTATCTCACATTAAGAGGAACGGTGGAGTGAAGAGAAGTATTTAGTTCTTGGCTCCCTttacatgtgatttatttttctgtctgataGACAGATTTCGTTAGTAGCTTCACTTATGGGTGAATGGAGCTCTGCTCTGTTGGAGATGGGTGGACCGGGTACATTGTGCTTACTAGAACCagcatgtttctttttcaagAGAAAGAAGTGTATTTTATAGTTGAAATGTGTTACTGTAGTCATGAATTACGCTCTCTGAAGTTCCCCTCTCAACTCCCTGTGGCCAGGGTGCCTGTAAGGAAATGCAGGAGTGTGTAGGTTGTGTATGGTGTGTTTGCATGAGTTAATATGGCCTGAGTTTTGTAGCCTGCATCACTTTGGCCATGTCTGTGAGCTCTCAGTCCTTGGTACTCACACCAGTAACGGAAGAATTGCTGTTTAGATAATTAACCTGTATGGAATATTAAATTTTGGCTGATAGTAATTTTTACCATTTGTTACTTTATAACTAGAATGGgtatttaaatgtttgttttctgtgtagtACTTATTTCTGTGCAGTACTGTCATCCTGTCCTCACAGTACAGTATATGAGATGGTGCAGTAACTGTGTGGCtaaatttttacaatttttaaagttATACTCTGGCCAGCCTCGAGACTTGTTTTTTGAAGAGTGTGGTAACAGCACTCCATCTGCTCTATTGAAAGTTAGGAAGAGTTGGGACTTTGTCATGAGGAGTTTCTGTGTCACAGCCACGTTTTACACAGTGGCAAAACCCTTGAAGAAGGTTCTTTGGCTTAAGGTTGAGGTACATAGGTTACTATAACCAGGCTTTATGGCACTCTTGTAAGGAGTGGCTTTGTTAACTCTATTATGTAAgatttcttgtaatttttaatttcttttaatttttaatttctgtaaatgaCTGTATTGTGCCTTTAAATTGCAATATGCCTTCCATGCACTTCACTGAAACACTGCTGTCACTGTTAAACAACAGgctttagattttatttctgattttcctaataaaaatgtgaataattAGTGGTTGTTTTTTGGAGTACTTGTGCATTCAACTCTGAAGTCTGTGGGATGGAGTTATCCGATCACTACTGTGGATCTGGACAGAACTGCAGTCCAGTTCCTGCCTTTGTGTCAGACAGGGCTTTTCTCTCCCAACTTCCTTGAAGCAAAGCTTTAAGGAGCAATTGTGCAATAATTAATTTCAGTCTCATATGCCAAATTACTGTAACAGGTAAACTACCTACAGGTGAATGCAAAGGTAGGTAAGAAGTCAGTTGTAGCAGGGCTCCTATTAACAGTCTCCAGTGTCGTTATGCATATGCTGTATTCCTGTCCTTACGGAGAGCTGCATTGGAGCATTGGGATTatgcagttttcagaaaaaaaatagttggtAGCTTGTTGGCAGCTATGATTTACTCTGCTGTGGCTAGACCAAGCCTGGTCTTTGTTTGGGATGGGACTTGGAGCTTCTAGCCTTATATCCAGACCCCTTTCTTGATGAATGAGCAGGTCAGCAGTCTTTGATAACTTGTAAATACTTATTTCAGTTGATCTTAACAGAAACGACTTACTTTGAAACTAAACCACACCCATAGCTTGAATGACGACAGTTAGAGCAAATATTGGTGTGTTGCGCTGTCCAGGGGAGGAGTCTGGGGCCATACTCTTCCCAGAAGGAAGAATGTGTGCAGTTTTGGGAAAAGGAAGCCAAAATCCAGAGGCAAAGCTCACCCGCACATAAGAGCAGCTGCGGTGGTGTCTCTGCCCACTCTGCGGTGGGGAGACATGCTGCAATGGCAACCTTTGAGGAGCAGACAGCATGCGTTGTGGAAGCCTTGTTCTCTGACCTCCTAAGTGAAGATGAGAGTGAGTGCCGGAGCCTGGAGACAGACTCGGAGGGTAAGGCCTGTTGTGGGAGGAAAAAATGGTTTCTTTGCTGCAGATGATAGAGGACAGAACACTTCAAGGAAGGAAGCTGTAGCTCGGGGTTGGGTTTCCTAAAATGCAGGCTTGTGATGACTTCCAAGCTATCTGTTTTGGGAGAAAAGTTAGAGCAAGTTGTCTGAATGCCGCGCAGCCCACAGGAGCAGTCTGCCTTGGCAGGGACGGGCAATGAGGGATGTGAAGGACGGCCACCCCCGCTTTTCATCccatggggctgtgggtgccggCAGCAGGCAATGCTGGTAGGGaaggtgctgctggctgctgggccCTGCATGGGTCCATAGGTCCTGACTTGCTCCAAAGCAAGGGGGTGGGACACGTTTTAACTGTCATTATCAAAAAGAAAGCTCATATTTCTTATTGGACAAAAAGTTACTTTAACGTGTAAGACAGAATGTGGTCTTTGCTTCCCAAATGCCCAATATCATTTGGGCTAGTTCGGTTTCCTGGGCAATGCTGCAGGGAAACCCAGAATTTCGCCCATATTCATATTgcttttcctgttattttcttGGCAACAAACTAGTTAAAATGTCCCAAGAGACACTAGGATCTTGCTGACACCAGAGAGCAAGCAAAGTCCAGTTCTCAAAAGGTTCATGGAAGTTCATCATCTTGCCTAAAGAATAAGTCTCCGTTAGCATATTGCTCATTTCCCTCTCCTGGATTAGACGCTTGTGCTGTCCTCAGCACTCTGAAACTGCCCCAGAGCCCCAGAAGACGCAAGcttctgcccagggctgcaggagcCAAGCGCCAGCACCCGAATGAGACAAGCTGAACTGGAATTAGTGGCTGGATGAGGGAGGGGGTTGGATCAGGAAGCGATGCCTCCAGATAAAGTTGCCTAGCGCTTTATGTCGAAAGATCCTGCTTTCAGTTCCTTGTAACTTTGCCAAACGTGGAAATAGTTTTGCTGAAACTTTCAGCATTGGGTAGCTCCTTCTGGCTGAACCTTGTTTTGgtaatattcagaaaaaataaataatactctgttggttttttcccctcaggatGCTTTAAGGGAAAAATGCCTTAACTGAGGCACTCCCCCACTTTAAGTAATTTAGCTGAGAAGTTCTAATGGTTTGATATACTTGAAATTTGTGAAGTATGCCTTTTGCTCCTTTGTGAAAATCTTTCCAAATTTGAGTCGCTATGACACTTTGAAATGTTGCAATTTGCGCTTGCTCAGAACAGACCTTGGGTATAATAGCTAAACTCTCTGAAGACTGCACGCGATGATCTGCAGCCTCAAAATGCTGGGGGAACACAGGCAGGACTTTGCCATCcgattgctgctgctgtgtgacTGCAGTTGGAAGAGAGAGATAAGATGTTCTCCAACTCTGCTGACTTTCCTTGCTTGCTTCTGGCAGCCTGGGAGGAAGGAGCTGCCAGAACCCAGAGGGGTAAAAGAGAGGCGTTAGGGATGTCCATGGAGAAACAGGAGTGGGGATGAACTGAGACTTGAGCACGAAGCAGcagaggtgggaggaaggagacATGGACAAACCCATAGCGCAGAGCCTCTTGGTCCCTGTAAATCAATGGATACGTGAACAGCTGTATGATATCTCTTAGGGACTTTGGTTTTACGTTTCCTAATATATCTTGTCAGAGGTCTACCCTGCATTAACCTCCCGAGTGCTTGAGGCAGTAACTACCATAGTGCCTGCCGAAGGCAGCGGTTTGGAGGCAGTAGGCAGCTAAAGGGGCTGGGCTGTCAGTGTGGgttctctttctctgcctttaaTGCGTTATGCTGAAAGCCCTCACCCTGCTCTCTCTGCTCTAGAGCCTATGCAGTTGGCAGGAGAGCCTCGAACCAGGTTTGACCCGGTCGTGGTCGCCAGTCGTCTGCGGCAAATGGGGGACCAGTGCAACATGGATTTTGAAAGGGTTTCCTCGGAGGCTCTTGCTGAAGTGCTCAAGGGAAAGGTAAAGCACAGCTTGTCCTGCTTGGCCTGGCCAGCTCCTGGTCTGTAGGCCAGCCTTGTCTCACCTTGTGccagagaatgggaaaaaactGCGGAGCAGCATGGCTGATGCTGCAGGAGTCGGGGGGGATCTGAGGGGAAGGGGCACGATACCCCGCAGCCTCCCTTCATTTCTGTGTTGTGGGCAGCATACAAGCCACTGGGACAGAAGCCAGACAAGGCGCAGTGGGACctgccctttctcctcctttcttccaaAGGAGCTGCTTTTTATCACCCGAGAAGCCCTGGAGCTGCCTGTGCTGGCCCATCGTCACAGGAGATGCTCTGGAGTTGGTGGGGGCAGCTAGTGtgtggaaggggaaaggaggaagactGTGGCAAGAGGAACAGAGTGGGttctccagcctgctgcagacgatctggctccagcctgccctgcagccagagctCTCATGCCAGCACACTTCCAGCGCAAGTGCTGCAGGCAGCTCTAGCTTCGGGTTTACTGCAGTTCTGGTTAGGCTACCGGCTGTCCTCCCCAGTCCTTCAACCATGCTGCGGCTTGTATAAGCCATGGTAAAGGACAGCCCTGCCTTGAATGTCCTATGCTGTGTGGGGTCACCTGCTCTAGTCGTGGGTAGAAGAAGCAAATGCAGGAATTGAACTGAATGTTGGATTTTGAGCCAAGACGTACTTATCatgctgtcatttaaaaagaaGCTCAAACTGGCCTCTTGATGCTTGCAGATGGAGAAGTTTGAGGCTGCCGTGGACTCcctcagcaggagctggagtgACCAGAACCCAGAGCTGGTCTATGAGAGAGTCTTTCTCAGTGTGTCTGTGAAATTGCTAATGTATGTTGCTAAGAAAGTTCCAGCTATGGTGCATCCCAACCAACTCATAAAAGTGATTAATGGAAATTTTCGAGTGAGAAACTACATCGAGGATTGCGGCGGATGGGTAAGGGTGTGAAGGTGGTGGTGATGTTTGCCTGGGCATTTATGGCTCTTCTtttgtgtctctcacctctctcaCCTGCCTCGCACAGCTTGTCACCGATACCCAGCGTGTCCTGCAAGACACACGCACCAGCTAACTCTGCATATAGCCATGGGGGCATGGCTTTTCTCAACACCTCAGTGAAGTCTTACTGGAGTCAGTGTCAAAATTCCCATCTGCTTCTCTGTCTCAGGGTTCAATTCCTTATCTCAGTATCTTGGAAGCTCAGCTTGCTCCCTTAGATGAGAATCAAGGTAATGAAGGATGGGCCATACAAAAAGCGCCGTCCTGCTCGTGCAGCTTTACAAACCCCACTTGGTGCGTTTTACCCAGGGAAGGGATAAAATTGGTCCAGGAGAAGGTCACAGCAGATGACAGGTCGTTCATCCCTCCATCCCATGtccttctcttcctgctgttTCCTTTAGACCTGCCTTGAATTCTTTCTCTAAAACACATACacatggttttttgtttgttttcaggagaACTTGGGCAATTGAGAGAAAGGGCTATACTACTTTCCAGAAGGTGAAGCTGGGCTTGTCATTGATTTAACTGGAAAAATGCTGTTGTACTTCTTCCGGAGACTGCAAGCAGAGTTCTACACATAAGCAATATGTAAAAGAGATTCTGTATCACcacaaacaaaaatgaataaatgtttgTTGTTactaatttggttttttttcgtgTGTTTCTCTTAAATATAGCCATAAAAGCAGGCTTCACTCTTATTCAAGGTTTCTAGGTTAGTGCTGCAGACTCATCAGgtgaatgttttaaaacatgtttcCATTAGTTATTCTAAAGATATCTTGGTTCCTCTCACATGATTCaacagcttattttttaaaaattaacatttgacATTATTTTAATCTACAAGTGATGGCTCTTTCAGAGTGATCAGCAGCCCTTTGCCTTTTATAAACTGGATACAGAAATCTTGTAGCTATTCTGTACCTGATctgcaagaaaacacaaaaggGAATACATTTAATGACTCGTTACaatcagaaagagaaacagacttGGTACAGCTAATCTGAAGTCTTTGTGCAAAATGTGACATATTGGATAGATCAAGGTTCTGActcccattccttttttttttgtttttttggggggtggtttttaGTTTTGATTAGTTTAGTTTTCCCCAGTTTTGCAAGTAGAGAAAATGGGTGTCCTTCAAGAACTTTGCTCTCTGCATCTTCTTCCCACTTCGGAATGACCTCCACTTTGTTCTATGCGGTTTTTATAGAGTACCTGTGAGTGTTAACGAAAGTGAGTGAGGTGAATTAGGCTGGCATAATTAATTCGATTTCTATAGTCTACTGGAATCAGATTTGATGCTCTCTTTTGGCACAAGCTTCCAGATGTGGGGAATTGTGGCTGGAAGAGTCACGCAGTTCAGGGGAGTAACATGTGCAAGCCAGGTTCAGGTGCTCAGCATCTGCCTGaagtatttcttcaaaatattttgcgGTTAATGTGGAAAACGGGCAAAGTTCTAAGTGTGAAGGGGGACTGTGGATTTTGCACACTGGTTTAGGGACTCCTATAGTCGCAGCACATTCCGAGACTGAAGCCTTCACCCTGATTGCCCGGCAGTGAAATGCAGTGGCCCCTGGGCACGCGTGGCTCAGCTGCTGCCCACCGTGCTTGCCCCTCCAGACCATGGCCTGGCAGGgccatgctgctggtggtggctgggCATGGTGCTTAAAGAAGTCGGGTGTCAGGGTGCTTGGCTCTGGTCTCCAGGTCTCCAACATCTGACCACCTTCGTGGCACAGTGCATGGGGAAAGAGCTGGGCATGCTGGAGGGAcatggggcagctctgctcctgccgCGAGGCTCCTGCCCAGCCCAGTGCTGCCTACCCTTGCCGTGCAGCGCACGTGAAGGGTGTGTGGTTTTAAAAGGAGGTGCTAGGGCCCCaggttgtgtgttttgttttgttatttgacCGCAATATCTGTTGCGTACTAATTTCCTTTAAGACTTGTGATGAAGTCAGTAAACCACAGCCTGCCGCGAGTGCTCTCCAGGCTGGTGCTTTCCGCTGTGGCACGCACTTGACATGTCCGTTCCCAGGTTCGGCAGGCCAGTCACGCTCGGTCGCCGGCAACATGGACCAAAGGGAGATTCTGCTGCAAAACCTGGAAAGGGCCGAAGGCAAGAAGCTCAACCGAGAAGAGTTTGTAGACGAGTTTTTGGTAAGTTTGCTTAAGGCACAGCTCTGTGTTTCAGTTGATTTTAACGGGAACTGCTCAGTCGCTTCTCAAACGGGGACATGATTTGCACGTGACAGTAAGATTTTCTATGAATTTTACAGCAGAAAGAGACACAGGAGTTAACTGAGGTAAAAGGAATGTAAAGACAGAAGAGTAATTTAATAGTTTGAATTCAaagtaaaactgctttttaaataattaccGAAGTGCTTCCTGTTTTCTACTTTGCGAATGTACTTGTCAAGACACAGTTTCACTTTGCCTGCTAATACAACTGGGAGTAGAGCGAGGAATATGGAGCCACTGCCCCTTCTCCCCGTTGCAATGTGTTATATCTGTGATACACATGTTCCTGCCAGGAATCTCCAGTTGCTACTTGacatagcttttccttttttcatttcaatAGAACCCCCCGCACCCTGCCCCTGTACCACCTGCAGAGTAGGGAGTGCGTGTTCAGAGAAATGCCCTGTGGACCCAAGACTGTTGTACCTCTCATCGACACTGGGCACCTCACCCAAGGTGTGAGGAGACAGCAATCTGAGCAGCTGGACGggccttttctccagcctccaGCGCTGTGCTAGGTTATGTGGAAGGTCTCGTGCATCCGTTCGCAATGAGTGCATGTGCTCTATGTCCAGCAGTGCTTCTGGCCCCTcctggaaattaatttcttgctcCCTCAAGGCAAAACTAGCAAAAAATGCTAATGGCTCTCACCTTCCCCTGTGTTCTGCAACATCTAGCTGCTTGAGATCTGTGCAGTGCCCCAATCTGTGATCTTTCTgacatctttttctttgtttgggtgGCAGGGGTGCATCTTAGATGGCAATCCACTGTCTCACAGTTAAAGCTGATGGCTGGCAATGGCTGTTGATGTATCAGCTGAAGGAAGGTTACTCTGGCAGGCTGTCTGGGCTGCTCTAAGAAGCAAAGGCATTGCCCAGCTTTAGCAGACAAAGGGAATGGTAAAACTGGTACGTCTGTAAGATCTGAGATGCCTCAAACACCAGAATAACCACTGGCCCCAAGCTATCCCCCTGGAcaagggctgcagcaggcagtggtCTCCAGGGAAGGTGCAGGGGTTACTTAGGACTCCCCACGAGATCCAGCCCTGCTTTGTCATACCAGTGAAGGCTGGCACTTCAAATACTTGGGAAAAGCTTAGTGCTTGGTTTCCAGGTGTCTGAGTTGGAGGGAAGTGATTAATCTGAGCCTGCAGCGACAGTCTGTTGTTCCATGGAACAAAGCGCTGTCACAGGCTGCTGAATTTCCCCCTCTCACTGCTGTGCTTGGGTTGTACCATGCTGTGCGAGGTAGTAGGCTGCCGAGCCCTGGTGCATGGGCTAGTTCTAGCAGCCGAATGTACAGTTAATTTTGTGACCAAAATGGCAGGTAGAAGTGGTCAAGGCTGTGTTTCCTCTTGTACTGGAAAGAGATCTTCCCAGGATGGCCTGAGTTGCTGGCCACTTTTGCAAGTGCAGAAGCCTTAACAGGCTTGCATTTCTAAACTTGGTAGAAATGTTCGATGCTATTTCTCCACCCTAATGCCTCCCCTCTCTTTGTGTGAACAAGCATTTGTACATGCAAATTGTGGTGGTGTTACCGTAAATGTCAGGGGGTTTTTTAGAGTcccctttttctgtttctgcagtcTCACAGCCAGAGTTTGATCCTTACtgctcttgcttgctttctcataTGTAGGCATTTCCCAAGCAGTTTTATGTCAGTTTATGCAGGGACAGAAAAGTAAGGCGATTCAGAGCCTCATCTATGAGAAGAATGGCTTCAGTACTAAGTGATGCCCCTTCCACGAAAGCTTACCCTGGAAGTTGGGGCTGCATTGGAAGGAGGCAGGAAGAAGATGCAACAAACACCAGAAGAGCTCAGGAGGTTACAGGGATGTGTAGTCTACAAAAACCATCCTGCTCCTACAACTTTTATCACACTGTGCCTGCCCCCATGTTCT includes the following:
- the BCL2L15 gene encoding bcl-2-like protein 15, whose protein sequence is MATFEEQTACVVEALFSDLLSEDESECRSLETDSEEPMQLAGEPRTRFDPVVVASRLRQMGDQCNMDFERVSSEALAEVLKGKMEKFEAAVDSLSRSWSDQNPELVYERVFLSVSVKLLMYVAKKVPAMVHPNQLIKVINGNFRVRNYIEDCGGWENLGN